The following are from one region of the Methylophilus sp. DW102 genome:
- the pqiB gene encoding intermembrane transport protein PqiB, translating into MTDTSDDNLLARVGKQARVSPIWIVPIVALLIGCWLIYDNYTRAGKQITLSMSNAEGIEAGKTKIKVHSVDIGLVEQVKLSEDLGHIQVIARIAPDAQPLLVKDTQLWVVKPRIGLEGISGLNTVISGAYIQLQPGKGHEETDEFTVLDQPPISLNGAGGVHINLIGTVGNALRIGDPVTYQGLRVGRVASATFDPKQRKMQHELFIEQPYDVLITENTRFWTTVGIDLKLDSEGFKASIPTVESLIAGGVSFGHADNRPMGKPVASETTFELYANEEAARQQTYDQYLEYVLLVDDTVRGLSSGAPVEFRGLRVGTVMQVPWKFNSPARKQDFNYAIPVLIHLEPGRLADSGKADLNEWKSRLGIMLKNGLHATLKSGNLLTGSLFVDLNMDKHARKVNYKAQTFEGLPVLPTSATSLAQIEQKLSDLLDKLNKLNVEPVLSGLDKNLQQSEQTLREIRALSQQVNQFVAQPEFQQMPANLNQTMQELRTTIKGLSPESPAYQELSSTLQRLEKVLREVQPLVRTLNEQPNAILFDRKPGNDPLPLAPATP; encoded by the coding sequence ATGACTGATACGTCTGATGACAATTTATTGGCCCGGGTAGGCAAGCAGGCCAGGGTTTCACCGATCTGGATCGTGCCCATTGTCGCGTTGCTGATAGGCTGCTGGCTCATTTATGACAACTATACGCGTGCTGGCAAGCAAATCACGCTCTCAATGTCCAACGCCGAAGGCATAGAAGCCGGCAAAACCAAAATCAAGGTACATAGCGTCGATATCGGTCTGGTCGAGCAAGTCAAACTGTCCGAAGACCTTGGGCACATCCAGGTCATCGCCCGCATCGCACCAGATGCGCAACCGCTGCTGGTCAAAGATACGCAATTATGGGTGGTCAAGCCCCGGATCGGCCTTGAGGGCATCAGCGGCCTCAATACCGTGATCTCAGGCGCCTACATCCAGTTGCAACCGGGCAAGGGTCATGAAGAAACAGACGAATTTACCGTGCTCGACCAGCCCCCCATTTCATTGAATGGCGCCGGCGGCGTACATATTAATTTGATCGGTACCGTCGGCAACGCCTTGCGCATTGGTGACCCGGTCACCTATCAGGGCCTGCGCGTGGGCCGGGTGGCAAGCGCCACCTTTGATCCCAAGCAACGCAAAATGCAGCATGAGTTGTTTATCGAGCAGCCCTACGACGTGTTGATCACTGAAAACACGCGCTTCTGGACCACCGTTGGCATAGACCTCAAGCTGGATTCCGAAGGCTTCAAGGCCAGCATCCCCACCGTGGAGTCGCTGATTGCAGGCGGGGTTAGCTTTGGCCATGCCGACAACCGGCCCATGGGTAAACCGGTGGCGTCCGAAACCACCTTTGAGCTGTATGCCAATGAAGAAGCTGCCCGCCAGCAAACCTACGACCAATATCTGGAATATGTGCTTCTGGTGGATGATACGGTGCGCGGACTCTCCAGTGGCGCGCCGGTCGAGTTCCGCGGCTTGCGCGTAGGCACGGTGATGCAAGTACCGTGGAAATTCAACTCGCCCGCGCGCAAACAGGACTTCAACTATGCGATTCCGGTGCTGATTCATCTCGAACCTGGCCGTCTGGCAGACAGTGGCAAGGCAGACCTCAACGAGTGGAAATCGCGCCTCGGCATCATGCTCAAAAACGGCCTGCATGCCACGCTCAAATCTGGCAACCTGCTGACAGGCTCGTTGTTTGTCGACTTGAACATGGACAAGCATGCACGCAAAGTCAACTACAAAGCGCAAACCTTTGAAGGCTTGCCTGTGTTGCCGACTAGCGCGACCAGCTTGGCACAGATCGAACAGAAACTGTCTGATCTGCTGGATAAACTGAATAAGCTCAATGTGGAGCCAGTATTAAGCGGCCTCGATAAAAACCTGCAACAATCCGAGCAAACCTTGCGGGAGATTCGTGCGCTGAGCCAGCAAGTGAACCAGTTTGTGGCACAACCAGAGTTCCAGCAAATGCCGGCCAACCTGAACCAGACCATGCAAGAACTGCGCACCACCATCAAAGGCCTGTCGCCCGAGTCACCGGCTTACCAGGAGCTGAGCAGCACCCTGCAACGGCTGGAAAAGGTCTTGCGCGAAGTCCAGCCGCTGGTGCGTACGCTGAATGAGCAGCCCAATGCCATCCTGTTTGACCGCAAACCCGGTAACGACCCGCTGCCACTGGCACCGGCAACTCCATAA
- a CDS encoding type II toxin-antitoxin system VapC family toxin has protein sequence MSGYLLDTNIISDLIRNPSGAAARHIEQVEAKDIFTSIIVAAELRYGCAKKGSVKLTEKVENLLATIMVLPLENPVDTEYGRIRAELEVAGQTIGMNDLLIAAQAYTLNLRLITDNLREFSRIRGLKVENWLER, from the coding sequence TTGAGTGGCTACTTGCTAGACACCAATATCATCAGTGACTTGATACGCAATCCATCAGGGGCCGCCGCACGCCATATTGAGCAAGTTGAAGCTAAAGACATCTTTACCAGCATTATCGTCGCCGCCGAGCTGCGTTATGGCTGCGCAAAAAAAGGATCAGTCAAACTTACAGAAAAAGTAGAAAATCTACTCGCCACCATCATGGTGCTCCCATTAGAGAACCCAGTGGATACCGAGTATGGACGCATCCGCGCAGAATTAGAAGTAGCGGGTCAAACCATCGGCATGAACGATTTACTGATTGCTGCACAAGCCTATACTTTGAACCTAAGACTGATAACGGATAACCTACGAGAATTTAGCCGCATTCGCGGCCTCAAAGTTGAGAACTGGCTTGAGCGATAA
- a CDS encoding diguanylate cyclase, translating into MQRFLLCALMLLLTWLPTQAQADAQLSGTTCMSSEGEIVGNIPLQGGRFVCQGVLKITQAGQYVIDFKNTSTLAQFQHEISDGHHTMHVLSGGLSSEHTDQLLLRHGRLVALQPGTYRLITWLQSPYYLAQPEVFVTDLASHQQQTNVSTAVSLLLLGILLGIFSYYMAIGIMPGHVTERMYALFILGNLIFQSAVLGLFKQLFDWHWFYLTSLPILFSNLAYISFVCHLLGISPFRHSRLYQVSIAARLTLLGLMVFAMIYPNWMLEMDRLGVAIFLVFGLVCGIRLSLQGQRVAQLYLLAISIFGVLGGLTITADRLSSNAWTVEQLGLIAVTVEAVALSLLVAYQINRLHKEKEHMLAELESTRSLAMTDRLTGVPNRHALENQMLHFPEHGCLMFLDIDNLKHVNDQYGHEAGDQLLKSFSRILTNKLDTHGKLYRLGGDEFAIVCHEDDVEWCQHQLEYTHLHLQKEGIVGAGTSVGIVFAHEATDTESLMRIADKRMYADKRARKNRKEMVQVFTH; encoded by the coding sequence TTGCAACGCTTTCTCCTCTGTGCCCTGATGCTGCTCTTGACCTGGCTGCCCACGCAAGCCCAGGCTGACGCGCAATTGTCGGGCACAACCTGCATGAGCAGCGAGGGCGAAATCGTAGGTAATATTCCGCTGCAAGGCGGCCGCTTTGTGTGTCAGGGCGTGCTCAAGATCACGCAGGCCGGTCAGTATGTGATTGACTTTAAAAACACCTCTACCCTGGCCCAGTTCCAGCACGAAATTTCTGATGGTCACCACACCATGCATGTGCTGTCAGGCGGACTCAGTAGCGAGCATACCGACCAGCTTCTGCTCAGGCATGGCCGCCTCGTAGCACTGCAGCCGGGGACCTACCGGCTCATTACCTGGCTGCAATCCCCTTATTATCTGGCGCAACCAGAAGTGTTTGTGACTGACCTCGCCAGCCACCAGCAACAAACCAATGTCAGCACTGCCGTGAGCCTGTTGCTGCTCGGCATTTTGCTGGGGATTTTCAGTTACTACATGGCCATCGGCATCATGCCCGGCCACGTCACCGAGCGCATGTATGCCTTGTTTATTCTGGGCAACCTGATTTTTCAAAGCGCGGTGCTCGGCCTGTTCAAGCAATTGTTTGACTGGCACTGGTTCTACCTGACCAGCCTGCCTATCCTGTTTTCCAATCTCGCTTATATCAGCTTTGTCTGTCATTTACTCGGCATCAGCCCGTTTCGCCATAGCCGGCTTTATCAGGTTTCGATTGCGGCCAGGCTGACGCTACTGGGGCTCATGGTGTTCGCCATGATCTACCCCAACTGGATGCTGGAAATGGACAGGCTAGGCGTGGCCATTTTTCTGGTCTTTGGCCTGGTGTGTGGCATCCGTTTGAGCTTGCAAGGTCAGCGCGTGGCGCAGTTATACCTGCTGGCCATTTCCATTTTTGGCGTGCTAGGTGGTTTGACGATTACCGCAGATCGCCTCAGCTCAAACGCCTGGACCGTAGAGCAACTCGGCCTCATCGCAGTGACCGTGGAAGCCGTCGCGCTTTCACTGCTGGTGGCATACCAGATCAACCGTCTGCACAAAGAAAAAGAACACATGCTAGCCGAGCTCGAATCCACGCGCTCGCTGGCCATGACAGACCGCCTGACTGGCGTGCCCAACCGGCATGCGTTAGAGAATCAGATGCTGCATTTCCCCGAGCATGGTTGCCTGATGTTCCTTGATATCGACAATCTCAAGCATGTCAACGACCAATATGGCCACGAGGCCGGGGATCAACTGCTCAAGAGTTTTAGCCGCATCCTGACGAACAAGCTGGATACGCATGGCAAGCTATACCGCCTGGGGGGTGATGAATTTGCCATCGTCTGCCATGAGGATGATGTGGAATGGTGCCAGCACCAGTTGGAATACACGCATTTGCACCTGCAAAAAGAAGGCATCGTTGGCGCGGGCACCAGCGTAGGCATCGTGTTTGCCCACGAAGCCACAGACACCGAATCGCTGATGCGCATCGCTGACAAACGCATGTATGCCGATAAGCGCGCACGCAAAAATCGCAAAGAAATGGTCCAGGTCTTTACGCACTAA
- a CDS encoding DUF2474 domain-containing protein has translation MSTTIKHTTGTKSVQADTPRPNWRKRVGWLCLIWLASIAALGVVSLLLRFCMRLAGLHT, from the coding sequence ATGAGCACTACCATTAAGCACACAACAGGGACAAAGTCTGTTCAGGCAGACACCCCACGCCCCAACTGGCGCAAGCGTGTAGGCTGGCTATGCCTGATCTGGCTCGCCAGCATTGCGGCGTTGGGCGTAGTCAGTTTATTGCTGCGCTTTTGCATGCGCCTGGCAGGCCTGCATACTTAA
- a CDS encoding cation:proton antiporter — protein sequence MPLLTSLLILIVTARLLGQVFSRFSQPAIIGEMLAGVLLGPSLLNLITPSPALSGISEFAVFLIVLSAGLEMNFKEVIDSMRGKGAVIALLGFLLPLTGGILVGVGFGLDVSRTVFLGLCVSITALPVTVSILQSFKLLDSTIARYSVATAIFNDIAALLVLGVILNLPEQKSYQAVAAATFNASWKLILLMTLIVSISVLIKQVIQRGILIDQLSEKLVTIIGNEALFGLLLLLVLVFGSVSAALGFHFIIGAFFGALLIDRTFFSPERYKELELTLSSITGGFLAPVFFAYLGLEFKIQVIDSVWFVAVVLVVSIVTKILAGWLGGRLIGLSKSDALGIGFILNGRGVMELVIASIAYERGFIGQDLFSVLVLMGVVTTLITPLMFRKWVMPKLPKTTNTSNP from the coding sequence ATGCCATTACTGACATCACTACTGATTCTGATCGTCACCGCCCGCCTGCTCGGGCAAGTCTTCAGTCGCTTTAGCCAACCCGCCATTATTGGCGAAATGTTGGCCGGGGTGTTGCTTGGCCCCAGCCTGCTCAACCTGATCACGCCCAGCCCAGCGCTGTCTGGCATCTCTGAGTTTGCCGTGTTCTTAATCGTGCTGTCGGCCGGGCTGGAGATGAACTTCAAGGAGGTCATAGACTCCATGCGCGGCAAAGGCGCTGTCATTGCGCTGCTGGGCTTTTTATTGCCACTCACGGGCGGCATTCTGGTCGGGGTCGGCTTTGGTCTGGATGTCAGCCGTACGGTGTTTCTGGGCCTGTGTGTCTCGATTACAGCGCTACCGGTCACTGTTAGCATTCTGCAAAGCTTCAAACTGCTGGACTCCACCATCGCACGCTATTCAGTCGCCACGGCGATCTTTAACGATATCGCCGCGCTGCTGGTGTTAGGGGTGATTCTCAACCTGCCCGAGCAAAAATCCTATCAGGCCGTGGCCGCTGCCACGTTTAACGCGAGCTGGAAGCTGATTTTGCTCATGACGCTGATTGTCAGCATTAGTGTGCTGATCAAGCAGGTCATTCAAAGAGGCATTCTTATCGACCAACTGTCAGAAAAGCTGGTCACCATCATCGGCAACGAGGCCCTGTTCGGCTTGCTGCTCCTATTGGTACTCGTATTTGGTTCAGTCAGTGCCGCGCTCGGGTTTCACTTTATCATCGGCGCCTTCTTTGGTGCCCTGCTCATAGACCGCACCTTCTTTTCACCCGAACGCTACAAAGAGCTAGAGCTCACCTTGAGCTCCATCACGGGTGGCTTTCTGGCCCCGGTATTTTTTGCCTATCTCGGGCTGGAATTCAAAATCCAGGTCATAGATTCAGTCTGGTTTGTCGCTGTGGTGCTGGTGGTGTCGATTGTGACTAAAATCCTGGCCGGCTGGCTGGGGGGCCGTCTCATCGGCCTGAGCAAAAGCGATGCACTGGGCATCGGCTTTATCCTCAATGGCCGCGGCGTGATGGAACTGGTCATCGCCAGCATCGCCTACGAACGCGGCTTTATCGGGCAGGACTTGTTCTCAGTGCTGGTGTTGATGGGCGTGGTAACAACACTGATCACGCCGCTCATGTTCCGCAAATGGGTGATGCCAAAACTCCCCAAGACAACGAATACAAGTAATCCTTAA
- a CDS encoding PqiA/YebS family transporter subunit, which yields MTTQQPTKWRRLRACPACDMVSAIPVLRPGQHASCPRCGHVLARRYLHPVQRSIALAASALITLLIAVAFPFIRVDAGGLDNQIALSQTASTLLQSHQPIVAFIVACTAIVLPGLYLTGVIAMQANVLRTVPKAYSDVIARLFSQLHPWMMADVFIVAALISLVKLTGMADVHLGASFWAYCVFALLLLMTTRSVDIDWLWYRLAGEPETPEDIRCGITAAEQHVTGCPTCGLINHLASHPDNEGHHASCIRCGTLLHARKPHSLQFTWALLLTAIILYIPANAYPMMITTALGQSHAATIIGGMMELWQHGSQPIAVVIFVASVLVPILKMLVLILLSWLVKHPGPLNALQKTRLYHLTEFVGRWSMVDVFVVAIMVALIQSGNLMSVLPGPAALAFCAVVITTMLAAMAFDPRLLWDTQGKQHD from the coding sequence ATGACGACCCAGCAACCGACAAAATGGCGACGCTTGCGTGCCTGCCCAGCCTGTGACATGGTCAGTGCCATTCCGGTACTGCGGCCGGGTCAGCACGCCAGTTGCCCGCGCTGTGGTCATGTGCTGGCACGCCGCTACCTGCATCCGGTGCAACGCAGCATTGCGCTGGCGGCAAGCGCGCTCATCACGCTGTTGATTGCGGTGGCGTTCCCGTTTATCCGTGTCGATGCCGGCGGGCTGGATAACCAGATCGCACTGTCACAAACCGCCTCCACCTTGTTGCAATCGCATCAACCCATTGTGGCTTTTATTGTAGCGTGCACGGCAATTGTGCTGCCTGGCTTGTACCTGACCGGGGTGATTGCCATGCAGGCCAATGTATTACGCACGGTACCCAAAGCCTACAGTGATGTGATTGCGCGCCTGTTTTCACAACTGCACCCATGGATGATGGCGGATGTTTTTATCGTCGCCGCGCTGATCAGCCTGGTCAAGCTGACCGGCATGGCGGATGTGCATCTGGGCGCCTCGTTCTGGGCGTATTGCGTGTTTGCGCTACTCTTGCTGATGACGACACGCTCGGTGGATATAGACTGGCTGTGGTACCGGCTGGCAGGCGAACCGGAAACCCCGGAAGACATCCGTTGCGGCATCACCGCCGCCGAGCAGCATGTCACCGGCTGCCCGACTTGTGGGCTGATCAACCACCTGGCTAGTCATCCTGATAACGAAGGCCATCATGCCAGCTGCATCCGTTGCGGCACGCTCTTGCATGCGCGCAAGCCGCACAGCCTGCAGTTCACCTGGGCGCTGTTGCTCACCGCCATCATTTTATATATCCCGGCCAATGCCTACCCGATGATGATTACCACCGCGCTGGGGCAAAGCCATGCAGCCACCATTATCGGCGGCATGATGGAGCTCTGGCAGCATGGCTCGCAACCGATTGCGGTCGTAATTTTTGTCGCCAGTGTACTGGTGCCCATCCTCAAAATGCTGGTGTTAATCCTGTTATCGTGGCTGGTCAAACACCCGGGGCCACTTAATGCCCTGCAAAAAACCCGGCTCTATCATCTAACCGAGTTTGTCGGCCGCTGGTCCATGGTGGATGTGTTTGTGGTCGCCATCATGGTGGCACTGATCCAGTCCGGCAACCTGATGTCGGTATTGCCCGGCCCCGCCGCGCTGGCCTTTTGCGCCGTGGTGATTACCACCATGCTGGCCGCAATGGCGTTTGATCCGCGCCTGTTATGGGATACTCAAGGAAAACAACATGACTGA
- a CDS encoding FAD-dependent oxidoreductase has translation MKNIAVIGAGMAGLSCSQALQQAGYLVTVFEKSRGPSGRVSTRLGEGWQCDHGAQYFTVSQQPFVTQVQKWLQAGVVAEWQGRFHEANEVSLRAKQSEKQRYVGVPRNTRPARQMAQSLTVELEQTVQQITFAEGKWRVHSKEHGAYPQVFDKVVLAIPAPQAQALLGFNLEMQALAASVKMRGCWALMGRYAHTLDLPFDGLFVNAGPLSWVARDSSKPGRLPEGSAVKEVWVLHASAEWSEANIELAPEEVAVALLAAFQALGGEAPMEHSVHRWRYADCANYLHQGFAWDAAQQLGMCGDWLNGGKVEGAWMSGYQLAQAMIKTCEPCY, from the coding sequence GTGAAAAATATTGCGGTGATTGGTGCGGGGATGGCGGGCTTGTCTTGCAGCCAGGCGTTGCAACAGGCCGGTTATCTGGTGACGGTGTTTGAAAAGAGCCGTGGGCCTTCGGGGCGCGTGTCTACGCGATTGGGCGAGGGCTGGCAGTGTGACCATGGCGCACAGTATTTTACGGTAAGCCAGCAGCCGTTTGTGACACAGGTGCAAAAGTGGTTGCAGGCGGGCGTGGTAGCTGAGTGGCAAGGGCGCTTTCATGAGGCGAATGAGGTGAGTTTACGCGCCAAACAGTCTGAAAAGCAGCGTTATGTTGGTGTGCCACGCAATACGCGACCGGCGCGGCAGATGGCGCAGTCTTTAACCGTGGAGCTGGAGCAGACGGTGCAGCAGATTACCTTTGCCGAGGGTAAATGGCGCGTGCACAGCAAAGAGCACGGCGCGTATCCGCAGGTGTTTGACAAGGTTGTGCTGGCGATTCCGGCACCGCAGGCACAGGCGCTGCTAGGCTTTAATCTGGAGATGCAGGCGCTGGCGGCCAGTGTAAAAATGCGCGGTTGCTGGGCCTTGATGGGGCGCTATGCGCATACGCTGGATTTGCCGTTTGATGGCTTGTTCGTGAATGCGGGACCGCTGAGTTGGGTGGCAAGAGACAGTAGCAAGCCGGGGCGTTTGCCTGAGGGCAGTGCGGTCAAAGAGGTCTGGGTATTGCATGCCAGCGCTGAATGGTCCGAGGCCAATATTGAGCTTGCACCAGAGGAGGTTGCGGTGGCGTTGCTGGCGGCATTCCAGGCCTTGGGCGGTGAAGCGCCCATGGAACACAGTGTGCACCGCTGGCGCTATGCGGATTGTGCCAATTATCTGCACCAGGGCTTTGCCTGGGATGCCGCCCAGCAACTGGGTATGTGTGGCGACTGGCTCAATGGCGGCAAGGTAGAAGGCGCATGGATGAGCGGCTACCAGCTCGCGCAGGCGATGATAAAAACCTGCGAGCCTTGTTATTGA
- a CDS encoding antitoxin produces MSSPSKAPHREAKLFRNNRSQAVRIPVEFELPGDRVLIHREGNKLIIEPVARPANLAELLAQWRQEPPLAPEDQFPDIEDMPAKPEDIF; encoded by the coding sequence ATGTCAAGTCCATCCAAAGCACCTCACCGAGAAGCCAAGCTGTTTCGCAACAACCGCAGCCAAGCTGTTCGCATCCCGGTTGAGTTTGAGCTACCAGGTGATCGTGTATTAATTCATCGTGAAGGCAACAAGCTGATTATTGAACCAGTAGCACGTCCCGCCAACCTCGCCGAACTCCTGGCGCAATGGCGTCAGGAGCCACCACTCGCGCCAGAAGATCAATTCCCGGATATTGAAGATATGCCCGCCAAGCCGGAGGACATATTTTGA
- a CDS encoding DUF4062 domain-containing protein, which yields MARPRVFVSSTYYDLKAIREDIDRFISSLGYEPVRHERGHISYGREEKPEAYAYKEIEFCDVVVSIIGGKYGTSSADSIYSISQTELKKAIELGKQVYIFVETGVLSEFKYYQLNKEVTGVKYSAVNDQKVYSFLEEIYALPKGNPIFSFETGLDLTTILREQLAGLFQRLLAEDANKSQTSLIQELQRNLQTVDQLVKFLTEEKSKGDKAIQEILFSNHPIFDSIRTATRNKYRIYFTNINELDEWLDAARSFERVTDEDLITDPDFFEWSRTYPNQNAKETQILWVYKDLFDENGNLISYTKSEWKDNWVKLERKELKILKKPSAFDDFDDDIPF from the coding sequence ATGGCAAGACCGCGAGTTTTTGTTAGCTCTACCTACTATGATTTAAAAGCTATTCGTGAGGATATCGACAGATTTATCAGTAGCTTAGGTTATGAGCCAGTCCGCCACGAACGAGGCCACATTTCCTATGGTCGAGAAGAAAAGCCAGAGGCTTACGCATACAAAGAGATCGAATTTTGTGACGTTGTCGTTTCAATTATTGGGGGTAAATATGGAACTTCATCAGCAGATTCAATTTACTCTATTAGCCAAACTGAACTAAAAAAAGCTATTGAACTCGGTAAGCAAGTTTATATTTTTGTTGAAACAGGTGTTTTATCTGAATTCAAATATTACCAACTCAACAAAGAAGTTACAGGCGTCAAATATTCTGCTGTAAATGATCAAAAAGTATATAGTTTTCTTGAAGAGATATATGCCTTACCAAAGGGAAACCCCATTTTTTCATTTGAAACAGGCTTAGATTTAACAACAATTTTACGTGAACAATTGGCTGGCTTATTCCAAAGGCTTCTTGCCGAAGACGCAAACAAAAGTCAAACAAGCCTCATTCAAGAGTTACAACGCAACTTACAAACAGTTGATCAATTAGTCAAATTTCTTACTGAAGAAAAATCAAAAGGTGATAAAGCTATTCAAGAGATACTTTTTAGCAACCATCCAATATTTGATTCTATTAGAACAGCTACTAGAAATAAGTATCGTATATATTTCACGAATATTAACGAATTAGATGAATGGTTAGATGCAGCAAGATCATTTGAGAGAGTCACTGACGAAGATCTAATTACCGATCCAGATTTTTTTGAATGGTCACGAACTTACCCTAATCAAAATGCTAAGGAAACTCAAATCTTATGGGTTTATAAAGACCTATTTGATGAAAATGGCAATTTAATTTCATACACAAAATCAGAGTGGAAAGACAACTGGGTCAAACTTGAACGAAAAGAACTTAAAATCCTCAAGAAACCAAGCGCATTTGATGATTTCGATGACGATATTCCGTTCTAA
- a CDS encoding ABC-type transport auxiliary lipoprotein family protein, with protein MHMPFSFLRTTICLLCSLSLTACLGNRPPVNTQRYSLPEVSLPNTTTPPTRILILGNLVLADALDSDRILIQLDDITIQPTRDHLWSASLSEELRQGLRSRLAQRLPDTLVTDALPGTKLQASRLQLRIDQFQGHMRGEAIMSGQWQWLSADQRPLKIQPFQFTTPLTENGYPALVRALGQDLDKLSDQIASQIKAMPSQP; from the coding sequence ATGCATATGCCTTTTTCTTTCTTGCGTACGACAATTTGTCTGCTCTGCAGCCTGTCGCTGACCGCTTGTCTGGGCAACCGCCCGCCAGTCAATACCCAGCGCTACAGCCTGCCAGAAGTCAGTCTGCCAAATACCACCACACCCCCTACGCGCATCCTTATTCTGGGCAATCTGGTGCTGGCCGATGCGCTGGACAGCGACCGTATTCTGATCCAGCTCGATGACATTACCATTCAGCCCACGCGTGACCATTTATGGAGCGCTTCGCTGTCTGAAGAACTACGGCAAGGCCTGCGCAGCCGGCTCGCCCAACGCCTGCCAGACACGCTGGTCACCGATGCCTTGCCCGGCACCAAACTGCAAGCCAGCCGCTTGCAATTGCGCATAGATCAGTTTCAAGGACATATGCGTGGCGAAGCGATCATGAGCGGCCAATGGCAATGGCTGTCCGCCGATCAACGTCCGCTCAAAATCCAGCCGTTTCAATTTACAACCCCGCTCACAGAAAACGGTTACCCGGCGCTGGTACGCGCACTGGGGCAAGACTTGGACAAATTATCTGACCAGATCGCCAGCCAGATCAAAGCAATGCCAAGCCAACCCTGA
- a CDS encoding TIGR02450 family Trp-rich protein encodes MNKEKHFMVTKLIVSDEKMGDEETQVIETVELEAVMTGRVQVIDWHALQDRAVWKQGWVA; translated from the coding sequence GTGAATAAAGAAAAACACTTTATGGTGACCAAGCTCATCGTAAGCGATGAGAAGATGGGTGACGAGGAGACGCAAGTGATTGAAACCGTTGAGTTAGAAGCGGTCATGACTGGGCGCGTGCAGGTGATTGACTGGCATGCGTTGCAAGACCGCGCAGTGTGGAAACAGGGGTGGGTGGCGTGA
- the cydB gene encoding cytochrome d ubiquinol oxidase subunit II, producing the protein MDLSLIWAAIILFGIMMYIIMDGFDLGIGILYPFFKDKSDRDLMMNTVAPVWDGNETWLVLGGAGLLAAFPLAYSVILSAFALPLLLMLMALIFRGVAFEFRFRAKDSERHFWDKAFTGGSVAATFFQGMTLGAYLQGIPMANQAYAGGSLDWISPFSLFTGLGLLVTYALLGSTWLIMKTDGALQASCYRLSKHIATALFAIIVIISVWTPWMDSSIAERWFSMPNLLWLSPVPLLVGLCFYRLQRALSQQAETRPFLYTLALVLLGYAGLGISIWPNIIPPDLPIQAAAAPHISQMFALIGALVIIPIILIYTAWGYYIFRGKVNRDEHYH; encoded by the coding sequence ATGGACTTGTCTCTCATATGGGCTGCGATCATTCTGTTTGGCATCATGATGTACATCATCATGGATGGCTTTGATCTTGGCATAGGCATTCTTTATCCCTTTTTTAAAGACAAAAGCGACCGTGACCTCATGATGAACACGGTGGCCCCGGTGTGGGATGGTAATGAAACCTGGCTGGTGTTGGGGGGCGCCGGCTTGCTCGCCGCCTTCCCCTTAGCCTATTCAGTGATTTTGAGTGCGTTTGCGCTGCCTTTGCTGCTGATGCTGATGGCACTGATCTTTAGAGGGGTGGCGTTTGAATTCAGGTTTCGCGCCAAGGACAGCGAAAGGCACTTCTGGGACAAGGCATTTACCGGCGGATCGGTTGCGGCGACCTTTTTTCAGGGCATGACGCTAGGGGCTTACCTGCAAGGGATCCCCATGGCAAACCAGGCCTATGCCGGTGGCTCACTGGACTGGATTTCACCGTTTTCGCTGTTTACCGGCCTTGGGCTGCTGGTCACCTATGCCCTGCTCGGCAGCACCTGGCTGATCATGAAAACCGATGGCGCGCTACAGGCCAGCTGTTACCGCCTGTCAAAACACATCGCCACCGCCTTGTTTGCCATCATTGTCATCATCAGCGTGTGGACGCCATGGATGGATAGCAGCATTGCTGAGCGCTGGTTCAGCATGCCGAATCTGTTATGGCTGTCTCCCGTGCCGTTGCTAGTAGGGTTGTGTTTTTACCGCTTGCAGCGAGCCCTGAGCCAGCAAGCTGAAACCCGCCCGTTCCTTTACACCCTGGCACTGGTTCTGCTGGGCTATGCCGGGCTAGGCATTAGCATCTGGCCTAACATCATTCCGCCCGACTTGCCGATACAAGCTGCCGCAGCGCCGCATATCAGCCAGATGTTTGCATTGATAGGCGCACTGGTGATCATCCCGATTATTTTAATTTACACCGCCTGGGGCTACTATATTTTCCGGGGCAAGGTGAATAGAGATGAGCACTACCATTAA